From Candidatus Pedobacter colombiensis, one genomic window encodes:
- a CDS encoding FtsL-like putative cell division protein has translation MSNRFREHLDEEPELEEEIDVKVKSKPKRKEPESSNTFFKKLFTEGVVSKEAATEMLPFLIFLSVLCMLYIANSHMAVKNIRSIDKLNKEVKELSWEYKSLKADLMFKSKLTEVAKKVDTLGIKELTEPPKKIVINSNEY, from the coding sequence ATGAGTAATCGGTTTAGGGAACATCTTGATGAAGAGCCGGAATTAGAAGAAGAGATTGATGTTAAGGTTAAATCTAAACCTAAACGAAAAGAGCCTGAAAGTAGTAACACTTTTTTTAAAAAGTTATTCACTGAGGGGGTGGTAAGTAAAGAAGCTGCAACGGAGATGTTGCCGTTTTTGATATTTCTTTCGGTTTTATGTATGCTTTACATAGCCAATAGCCATATGGCTGTTAAGAATATCAGGAGTATTGATAAATTAAATAAAGAAGTAAAAGAGCTGAGTTGGGAATATAAGTCGCTTAAAGCTGATCTGATGTTTAAGAGTAAACTGACGGAAGTGGCTAAAAAAGTAGATACGTTAGGAATTAAAGAACTAACTGAGCCGCCTA
- the rsmH gene encoding 16S rRNA (cytosine(1402)-N(4))-methyltransferase RsmH, whose product MENNYHVPVLLKECMDGLNIKPDGVYVDVTFGGGGHSREILKKLGKDGVLIAFDQDPDAQRNKIDDPRFHFVDQNFAFLKNNLRLLGYKTVDGILADLGVSSHQFNEPERGFSTRFDAALDMRMDKQGKLTAADVLNTYTEDQLHKIFGIYGEVKNAKSLARVIVTGRVDRPVLTLADFKAIAAAHIPKGKEHKYMAQVFQALRIEVNAEMKVLEDFLLQTADVLKPGGRLVVMSYHSLEDRPVKNFLAKGKFRGEVDKDFFGNEQKPFKVITRKAIVADELELQQNSRSRSAKLRVGEKI is encoded by the coding sequence ATGGAAAATAATTATCATGTTCCTGTTTTGTTAAAGGAGTGTATGGATGGCTTAAATATTAAGCCGGATGGAGTGTATGTGGATGTGACTTTTGGTGGCGGTGGACACTCGCGTGAGATCCTTAAAAAATTAGGTAAAGACGGTGTTTTGATTGCGTTTGATCAGGATCCTGATGCGCAAAGAAATAAGATCGATGATCCCCGTTTTCATTTTGTTGATCAAAATTTTGCTTTTCTTAAAAATAACCTTCGTTTGCTGGGTTATAAAACTGTGGATGGTATTTTGGCTGATTTGGGGGTTTCTTCGCATCAGTTTAATGAGCCTGAAAGAGGTTTTTCTACGCGGTTTGATGCGGCGTTAGATATGCGTATGGATAAGCAAGGTAAGTTAACTGCTGCGGATGTTTTGAATACGTATACTGAAGATCAGTTGCATAAAATTTTTGGTATTTACGGTGAGGTTAAAAATGCAAAATCTTTAGCTCGGGTTATTGTTACGGGGCGTGTTGATCGTCCGGTTTTAACGTTGGCTGATTTTAAAGCGATTGCTGCTGCTCATATTCCTAAGGGTAAAGAGCATAAATATATGGCGCAGGTTTTTCAGGCTTTGCGCATTGAGGTGAATGCCGAAATGAAAGTGCTGGAGGATTTTCTGCTACAAACGGCTGATGTTCTAAAGCCGGGTGGGCGTCTGGTGGTAATGTCTTACCATTCGTTGGAAGATAGGCCGGTTAAAAATTTCCTCGCCAAAGGAAAGTTTAGGGGTGAGGTGGATAAAGATTTTTTTGGTAATGAACAGAAGCCTTTTAAGGTGATAACCAGAAAAGCGATTGTGGCTGATGAACTTGAGTTGCAGCAGAACAGTCGTTCGAGAAGTGCGAAATTAAGAGTGGGGGAGAAGATATGA
- the mraZ gene encoding division/cell wall cluster transcriptional repressor MraZ has translation MVQLLGEFDCKLDAKGRLMVPSNLKKQLPNVEDEGLVINRGFEKHLVIYPKKVWESMVEEMSKLNQYEPKTRAFIRYFTRGATSLTLDAAGRVNLPKSLLESVGIEISDDLVLACQFDKVEVWSKKAYEALFDEEPENFAFLAQEVMGNKNRGEDGK, from the coding sequence ATGGTACAACTATTAGGAGAGTTTGATTGTAAATTGGATGCGAAAGGCCGCTTGATGGTCCCTTCGAATCTGAAAAAACAATTGCCTAATGTTGAGGATGAGGGGCTTGTGATTAACCGTGGCTTCGAGAAGCACTTGGTGATTTATCCCAAGAAAGTGTGGGAAAGCATGGTGGAAGAGATGAGTAAGTTGAACCAGTACGAACCAAAAACCAGAGCATTTATTCGTTATTTCACGCGCGGCGCGACGTCTTTGACGTTGGATGCTGCCGGAAGAGTGAATTTGCCTAAGTCTTTATTGGAGTCGGTGGGCATTGAAATTAGTGATGACCTCGTTTTGGCTTGTCAGTTTGATAAGGTGGAAGTTTGGTCTAAAAAGGCTTATGAGGCTTTGTTTGATGAAGAGCCTGAGAATTTTGCTTTTCTTGCTCAGGAAGTGATGGGAAATAAAAACAGGGGGGAAGATGGAAAATAA
- a CDS encoding phosphoglycerate kinase: MKTIDQCNFNDKKALVRVDFNVPLDSDFNITDDKRMRAALPTIQKILNDGGAVILMSHLGRPKGGPDDKYSLKHILGDLSRMLDLQVKFANDCIGTDAVEKAKNLVPGEVLLLENLRFHKEEEKGDRDFAEKLAKLGDVYVNDAFGTAHRAHASTAIVAEFFPNDKYFGYLMAEELKNAEKVNDGADKPFTAIMGGAKVSDKILLIESLLNKVDNLIIGGGMAYTFAKAQGGEIGTSLLEADRMALCLELMEKAKAKGVNLYLPLDTVIADKFDNEANKGTVDTGRIPADWMGLDIGPKTVALFSEVIANSKTLLWNGPMGVFEMANFEQGTRAVADAVVAATQKNGAFSLIGGGDSAAAIAKFGLEDKVSYVSTGGGALLEYMEGKELPGVKAIND; this comes from the coding sequence ATGAAAACAATCGATCAATGCAATTTTAATGATAAGAAGGCTTTAGTTAGAGTAGATTTTAATGTCCCTTTAGATAGTGATTTTAATATTACGGATGATAAAAGGATGCGTGCTGCGTTGCCAACTATTCAGAAAATATTGAATGATGGTGGTGCGGTAATTTTGATGTCTCATTTGGGTAGACCTAAAGGTGGGCCAGATGATAAATATTCTTTAAAGCATATTTTAGGTGATCTTTCGAGAATGCTTGATTTGCAGGTGAAGTTTGCTAATGATTGTATAGGCACTGATGCAGTAGAAAAAGCAAAGAATTTAGTACCAGGTGAGGTGTTGCTTTTGGAGAATTTACGTTTTCATAAAGAAGAAGAGAAAGGTGACCGTGACTTTGCAGAGAAATTAGCAAAGTTAGGGGATGTATATGTAAATGATGCTTTCGGAACAGCACACCGTGCGCATGCTTCGACGGCGATTGTTGCTGAATTTTTTCCGAATGATAAATACTTCGGTTATTTGATGGCAGAAGAATTGAAGAACGCTGAAAAGGTAAATGACGGTGCTGATAAACCTTTTACTGCAATTATGGGTGGTGCGAAAGTGTCGGATAAAATTTTACTGATTGAGAGTTTGCTGAATAAGGTAGATAACTTGATTATTGGTGGTGGTATGGCGTATACTTTTGCAAAGGCGCAAGGTGGTGAAATCGGTACTTCATTGTTGGAAGCTGATAGAATGGCTTTGTGTTTAGAATTGATGGAGAAGGCTAAGGCAAAAGGTGTTAATTTATATTTGCCATTAGATACGGTTATTGCTGATAAGTTTGATAATGAAGCGAATAAGGGAACGGTGGATACCGGACGGATTCCTGCAGACTGGATGGGATTGGATATTGGTCCAAAGACAGTTGCTTTGTTTTCTGAGGTGATTGCTAACTCTAAGACGTTATTGTGGAATGGGCCAATGGGTGTATTTGAAATGGCTAATTTTGAGCAGGGTACACGTGCTGTTGCGGATGCTGTGGTGGCTGCAACACAGAAAAATGGTGCTTTCTCCTTAATAGGCGGGGGGGACTCGGCTGCGGCTATTGCTAAATTCGGTTTAGAAGATAAAGTAAGCTATGTATCTACCGGAGGCGGTGCATTACTTGAATATATGGAAGGAAAGGAATTGCCTGGTGTTAAGGCGATTAATGATTAA
- a CDS encoding GNAT family N-acetyltransferase, whose product MIKYITTAETLALRSLVLRNNAGPEKCVFPTDETQGNFHLGCFVEGKLASIATFFPEDCEGRGAGGFRLRGMATDPVFSGKGCGSDLIKFAINELRSGNASYIWCHARSSAVGFYKKLGFEVISDEFEVPGIGPHFNMIKAIP is encoded by the coding sequence ATGATTAAATATATTACAACAGCGGAAACACTCGCTTTGAGGAGTCTTGTGTTGAGAAATAATGCTGGGCCGGAGAAATGTGTTTTCCCAACAGACGAAACTCAGGGCAATTTTCATTTGGGGTGTTTTGTGGAGGGTAAATTAGCCTCGATAGCCACTTTTTTCCCTGAAGATTGCGAAGGAAGGGGTGCTGGAGGTTTCAGGTTACGTGGTATGGCAACTGATCCTGTCTTTTCGGGCAAAGGTTGTGGTTCGGATCTTATAAAATTTGCAATTAATGAGCTGAGATCTGGTAATGCTTCTTATATTTGGTGTCATGCGCGGAGTTCTGCTGTTGGTTTTTATAAAAAACTGGGGTTTGAGGTGATTTCGGATGAATTTGAGGTGCCGGGAATTGGTCCTCATTTTAATATGATTAAAGCCATTCCATAA
- the gap gene encoding type I glyceraldehyde-3-phosphate dehydrogenase: MKLAINGFGRIGRVFLRTAIERNIHVVAINDLGDPATLAHLFKYDTVHRGFKGKVSHDSDGLIIDGKKILVYNMKKPEDLPWAALGIDLVLESTGKFTTKAGAELHLKAGAKQVLISAPSADKEVPMVVLGVNDAEIDLSSPILSNASCTTNNVAPMVKILDDNWGILDGYITTVHSMTGDQNLHDSPHKDLRRARAASASIIPTSTGAAKAITNIFPHLEGKLGGAGIRVPVLNGSLTDFTCILKSPTTKEEINAAFKKASENELSAIVEYTEDPIVSVDILDNPHSCIFDAQLTSIVGDLVKVVGWYDNESGYSARLVDLVQKIEKHHD, from the coding sequence ATGAAATTAGCGATTAACGGTTTTGGAAGAATTGGACGTGTTTTTTTACGCACTGCAATAGAGAGAAACATCCATGTTGTTGCCATAAATGATCTTGGCGATCCTGCTACTTTAGCTCACCTTTTTAAGTACGATACCGTTCATCGGGGATTTAAAGGAAAGGTAAGTCATGATAGCGATGGGTTGATCATTGATGGAAAGAAAATTCTGGTATATAATATGAAGAAACCAGAAGATTTGCCTTGGGCTGCTTTGGGGATTGACCTGGTTTTGGAGTCGACCGGCAAGTTTACCACAAAGGCAGGTGCCGAACTTCATTTGAAAGCCGGAGCGAAACAGGTGTTGATATCTGCCCCGTCAGCTGATAAAGAAGTGCCAATGGTGGTGTTGGGGGTGAACGATGCTGAAATAGATTTGAGTTCGCCTATACTGTCAAATGCATCCTGTACAACGAATAATGTCGCGCCGATGGTAAAAATACTGGACGACAATTGGGGGATCCTGGATGGGTATATTACTACGGTGCATTCCATGACTGGTGATCAGAACCTGCATGATTCGCCACATAAAGATTTAAGAAGAGCTCGTGCAGCTTCTGCTTCTATCATTCCTACAAGTACTGGTGCTGCGAAAGCCATTACCAATATCTTTCCGCATTTGGAAGGTAAGTTAGGTGGTGCGGGTATAAGGGTTCCGGTACTAAATGGATCGTTAACCGATTTTACCTGTATTTTGAAATCACCTACAACAAAAGAAGAGATCAATGCTGCATTTAAAAAGGCTTCTGAAAATGAATTGAGTGCAATTGTGGAGTATACTGAAGATCCGATTGTTTCGGTGGATATTTTGGATAATCCACATTCCTGCATTTTTGATGCGCAGCTGACTTCTATTGTTGGCGATCTGGTAAAAGTTGTGGGTTGGTACGACAATGAGTCCGGTTATTCTGCCAGATTGGTTGATTTAGTCCAAAAAATTGAAAAGCATCATGATTAA
- a CDS encoding DUF1269 domain-containing protein, with product MEKIIQAVFDNEADAFAGLKALQELDLIHDLSLGESYLLTKSETGETSIKSAKDKAVGSGVAGGALVGGLVGLLAGPLGFIVGVAGGMIVGSAGETLRAEDRADYFDVVLKQIPNGKSVLIAHIWEDWQVPVDNALEPIAKMITRFEVHNKVFDVDYQAKQYEVWINNSERTGRMSDEEKQKRIDHRVKSQKKRLTEVKKQ from the coding sequence ATGGAAAAGATAATTCAGGCAGTATTTGATAATGAGGCTGATGCATTTGCGGGTTTAAAGGCTTTACAGGAATTAGATTTGATCCATGATTTATCTTTGGGAGAGTCGTATTTGTTGACCAAAAGTGAGACTGGTGAAACATCAATCAAATCGGCAAAGGATAAAGCTGTAGGTTCCGGAGTGGCTGGGGGAGCTTTAGTTGGTGGATTGGTTGGCCTTTTGGCTGGACCACTAGGATTTATTGTTGGTGTAGCTGGTGGGATGATTGTGGGTTCTGCCGGGGAAACCTTAAGGGCAGAAGATCGGGCTGACTACTTTGATGTTGTATTAAAGCAAATTCCGAACGGAAAATCAGTGCTCATTGCTCACATTTGGGAAGACTGGCAGGTCCCCGTTGATAATGCGTTGGAACCTATAGCTAAAATGATTACTCGTTTTGAAGTGCATAATAAGGTATTTGATGTTGATTATCAGGCTAAACAATATGAAGTTTGGATAAATAATAGTGAGCGTACTGGCCGGATGTCTGATGAAGAAAAACAAAAGAGAATTGACCATAGGGTAAAAAGCCAGAAAAAAAGACTAACTGAAGTCAAAAAACAATAA
- a CDS encoding M1 family metallopeptidase, translated as MKRGLTIVLIFFSSFVFSQEKYWQQHVSYKIDVALNDQEKSLKGFETIVYKNNSPSTLNFIWFHIWPNAYKNENTALFQQLKNDTSRAAKLEKYTYGSIEGLNFKVNGKVAATEAHPNPQYIDVIKLKLPTALKPGDSVSITTDFKVKLPSYFSRSGFADGEFMVCQWYPKPAVFDKKGWHEFPYLDMGEFYSDYASFNVNITVPSDYVVGATGTLQNADELAAYKKVGAKNVADRSAKPALYVAKNKNGVKKLNYKMNNVPDFAWFADKDFVIQYDTLKLESGKVIDAFTYYHNKDSTLWNYSIDYAKDAVRHYSKWIGEYEYPVVQVVEGPKNNSSGGMEYPTITLITSPDAKKESLDGVIAHEVGHNWFMSMLGSNEREHAWQDEGLNTYFQFRYEAEKYRTNSVFGDAIPVEVQALPVKDFLAAIYGALSGMPMTSAIDIPSDKFHSSDEYSTASYLKTALWLYILEDGVGRERIDNAFKLYFNLWKGKHPQPEDLKAAFEQSLGINLDKYFELLHKEGKFQ; from the coding sequence ATGAAGAGAGGCCTTACCATTGTTCTTATTTTTTTTAGCTCCTTTGTTTTTTCACAGGAAAAATATTGGCAGCAGCATGTGAGCTACAAAATAGATGTAGCGTTAAATGATCAAGAGAAATCATTAAAAGGTTTTGAAACGATTGTGTATAAAAACAATTCGCCTTCGACGCTTAATTTTATCTGGTTTCATATCTGGCCAAATGCTTATAAAAATGAAAATACGGCCTTGTTTCAGCAACTAAAAAATGATACCTCCAGGGCTGCTAAGCTGGAAAAGTATACTTATGGAAGTATAGAAGGTTTGAATTTTAAGGTGAATGGAAAAGTTGCTGCTACTGAAGCGCATCCAAATCCACAGTATATTGATGTAATTAAGCTGAAGTTGCCGACTGCTTTAAAGCCTGGTGATTCTGTAAGTATTACTACTGATTTTAAAGTGAAATTGCCTTCTTATTTCTCCAGATCGGGTTTTGCAGATGGTGAATTTATGGTTTGTCAATGGTATCCGAAGCCAGCAGTATTTGATAAAAAGGGTTGGCATGAGTTCCCTTACCTGGATATGGGTGAGTTTTATAGTGATTATGCTTCTTTTAATGTAAATATTACGGTACCCTCTGATTATGTAGTAGGGGCGACGGGTACTTTGCAGAACGCAGACGAGCTGGCTGCTTATAAAAAGGTTGGCGCTAAGAATGTTGCCGATCGCAGTGCCAAGCCTGCGCTTTATGTGGCAAAAAATAAAAACGGTGTTAAAAAGCTGAATTATAAGATGAATAATGTACCTGATTTTGCCTGGTTTGCGGATAAGGATTTTGTGATTCAATATGATACGCTAAAGCTGGAATCGGGTAAAGTGATTGATGCATTTACTTATTATCACAATAAGGACAGCACTTTATGGAACTATAGCATTGATTATGCAAAGGATGCGGTTAGGCATTACAGTAAGTGGATCGGAGAATATGAATATCCTGTGGTACAGGTAGTGGAAGGGCCTAAAAATAATTCGAGTGGTGGGATGGAATATCCAACAATCACGCTGATCACTAGTCCTGATGCCAAAAAGGAATCATTGGATGGGGTGATTGCGCATGAGGTTGGACACAACTGGTTTATGAGTATGTTGGGTAGTAATGAAAGGGAACATGCCTGGCAGGATGAGGGGTTGAATACTTATTTTCAGTTTAGATATGAGGCTGAAAAATATAGGACAAATTCTGTATTTGGTGATGCCATACCTGTGGAAGTTCAGGCATTGCCGGTTAAAGATTTTTTAGCTGCGATTTATGGTGCTTTGAGCGGAATGCCTATGACCTCAGCTATTGATATACCTTCGGATAAATTTCACTCCTCTGATGAATATAGTACAGCATCTTATTTAAAAACTGCTTTATGGTTGTATATATTAGAAGATGGCGTAGGAAGAGAAAGGATAGATAATGCTTTTAAGCTTTATTTTAATTTGTGGAAAGGAAAGCATCCACAGCCGGAAGACTTAAAGGCTGCTTTTGAACAGTCGTTAGGTATCAATTTAGATAAGTATTTTGAACTGTTGCATAAAGAGGGTAAATTCCAATAA
- a CDS encoding AAA domain-containing protein has protein sequence MPYFKKLLDLLKTEREEDLRAYIKQKETLSVAERRANGLTWYPIAIRGSEMSRGDYLTVEVERTTHQDLNHQLRFGMPAVLFSNHDPKNDRVEGVIAYQGGNRLKITLRTDELPDWGRDGKLGIDVLFDDHSYDEMQGAVKRASLRNEQGDDHHLIKVLTGDEAPSFAADIFHYPIAKLNEIQQNAVNRIVAAQHLAIVHGPPGTGKTTTLVQAIKALIKQHGKQILVVAPSNTAVDLLSEKLADEGLNVLRIGNPARVSDKLFSLTLDSKVAGHASIKEVKDLKKQAAEYKNMAHKYKRNFGRAEKEQRKALFDEAHKIMKSVANTEQYIMDDLIEKAQVITATLVGASHYTVRDRKFDTVVIDEAGQALEPACWIPILKAQKVILAGDHCQLSPTIKSNEAAKAGLSTTLLEKCVALHPEAVVLLEEQYRMNEKIMNYASSVFYGGKLKAHGSVASHLLFAEDTPLAFIDTAGCGFEEKTEGTSTYNPEEAVFLLKHLAQLFDQLSGVYKVEDFPTVAVISPYKQQIHVLKELLLNHPDLQKYAAKISINTIDSFQGQERDIVYIGMTRSNDEGAIGFLSDIRRMNVAMTRARKKLVVIGDSATLSRLPFYADFITYAEQIDAYQSAWEFSSD, from the coding sequence ATGCCTTATTTTAAAAAACTACTTGATCTGCTTAAAACTGAGCGGGAAGAAGATTTACGAGCTTATATAAAGCAAAAGGAAACCCTTTCTGTAGCAGAACGTAGAGCAAATGGTTTAACCTGGTACCCTATTGCGATCCGAGGATCGGAAATGAGTAGAGGCGATTACCTGACAGTTGAGGTGGAACGAACAACGCACCAGGATTTGAACCATCAATTGAGATTTGGTATGCCTGCAGTATTGTTCTCGAACCATGATCCAAAAAATGATCGAGTAGAGGGTGTGATTGCTTATCAGGGTGGTAACCGATTAAAGATTACTTTGCGGACAGACGAATTACCTGATTGGGGCAGGGATGGTAAATTGGGTATTGATGTACTCTTTGATGATCATAGCTATGATGAAATGCAGGGAGCGGTTAAACGCGCTTCATTACGGAATGAGCAGGGTGATGATCATCACTTGATAAAAGTGTTAACAGGGGATGAAGCGCCTTCGTTTGCAGCAGATATTTTTCATTACCCCATTGCTAAGTTAAATGAAATACAGCAAAATGCTGTAAACCGGATTGTTGCTGCACAGCACCTGGCTATTGTTCATGGGCCACCAGGAACCGGTAAAACGACTACGCTCGTGCAGGCTATTAAGGCATTGATCAAGCAGCATGGGAAACAGATTTTGGTAGTTGCGCCAAGTAATACTGCGGTTGATTTATTGAGCGAGAAGTTAGCTGATGAAGGGTTGAATGTTTTGCGCATTGGCAATCCGGCCAGAGTATCAGATAAGCTGTTCTCTTTAACTTTGGACAGCAAGGTGGCAGGTCATGCCAGCATAAAAGAGGTCAAAGACTTGAAAAAGCAGGCCGCGGAGTATAAAAACATGGCCCACAAATACAAAAGAAATTTTGGAAGGGCAGAAAAGGAGCAGCGTAAAGCACTTTTTGATGAGGCGCATAAGATTATGAAATCTGTCGCTAATACGGAGCAGTATATTATGGACGATCTGATCGAAAAGGCACAGGTGATTACCGCAACATTGGTTGGTGCAAGTCATTATACCGTTAGGGATCGCAAATTTGATACGGTAGTTATTGATGAGGCCGGACAGGCTTTGGAGCCTGCTTGCTGGATTCCCATATTGAAAGCGCAAAAAGTTATTTTGGCAGGTGATCATTGCCAGTTGTCGCCGACCATAAAATCTAATGAGGCTGCCAAGGCTGGTTTAAGTACTACTTTACTGGAAAAATGTGTAGCATTGCATCCGGAGGCTGTTGTTTTGCTGGAAGAACAATACCGCATGAACGAAAAGATCATGAATTATGCTTCTTCCGTGTTTTATGGTGGAAAGCTAAAGGCTCATGGTTCTGTTGCTAGTCATTTGCTGTTTGCTGAGGATACACCATTGGCCTTTATTGATACCGCAGGTTGTGGATTTGAAGAGAAAACAGAAGGTACGAGTACCTATAATCCGGAAGAGGCTGTATTTTTATTGAAACACTTGGCGCAGTTATTCGACCAGTTGAGCGGTGTTTATAAGGTTGAGGATTTTCCTACAGTGGCTGTAATTTCACCTTATAAACAACAGATTCATGTGTTGAAAGAGTTGTTGCTTAATCATCCTGATTTACAGAAGTATGCGGCTAAAATTTCTATAAATACAATTGACAGTTTTCAGGGACAGGAACGTGATATCGTTTATATTGGGATGACCAGGAGTAATGATGAAGGGGCGATAGGCTTTTTGTCGGATATCCGTCGGATGAATGTAGCCATGACCAGGGCAAGGAAAAAGCTTGTTGTAATTGGAGATAGTGCAACTTTATCTAGGTTGCCTTTTTATGCTGATTTTATTACTTACGCAGAACAGATTGATGCTTATCAAAGTGCATGGGAGTTTTCATCCGACTGA